A section of the Verrucomicrobium sp. GAS474 genome encodes:
- the vccD gene encoding Verru_Chthon cassette protein D — protein MKNSLPPSPRGFSLIEVLVVLAIVSLVAVASMPSLTTLILGSALNRAGQSVAGELSLARQEAMTRNCEIEVRFYRIASLWTAVQIWRVTTGDNGDTFAPVRPPLFLPSGIIMSEPLSPLIASDTAVNGQATLPVRIAASYRGFRFRPTGSASAPVTDANNYVTLQEAHAQGSPPANYCTLQVSPLSGNVAIYRP, from the coding sequence ATGAAGAACTCCCTCCCCCCCTCCCCGCGCGGCTTCAGCCTGATCGAGGTCCTCGTCGTCCTCGCCATCGTCTCGCTCGTCGCCGTCGCCTCGATGCCCTCGCTGACGACGCTCATCCTCGGCAGCGCGCTGAACCGCGCCGGGCAGTCGGTCGCCGGGGAACTCTCGCTCGCGCGGCAGGAGGCGATGACGAGGAACTGCGAGATCGAGGTCCGCTTCTACCGGATCGCCAGCCTCTGGACCGCCGTCCAGATCTGGCGCGTGACGACGGGGGACAACGGCGACACCTTCGCCCCCGTCCGCCCGCCCCTCTTCCTCCCCTCGGGCATCATCATGAGCGAGCCCCTCTCCCCCCTCATCGCCTCCGACACCGCCGTCAACGGCCAGGCGACGCTCCCCGTCCGGATCGCCGCCTCCTACCGGGGCTTCCGCTTCCGGCCCACCGGCTCGGCCTCGGCCCCCGTGACCGACGCGAACAACTACGTCACCCTCCAGGAAGCCCACGCGCAGGGCTCCCCGCCCGCCAATTACTGCACCCTCCAGGTCAGCCCGCTGAGCGGCAACGTCGCCATCTACCGGCCATGA
- a CDS encoding beta-galactosidase, with translation MPSSHPRPDARKSPLPWKIAPRHFLHGGDYNPEQWAPEVWEEDVRLMRKAGVNVVSLGIFAWSHLEPEEGRYEFAWLDRIIGLLEKNGVSIMLATPSGARPPWLAQRYPEVLRVNDQGIRNLYGQRHNHCFTSPVYREKVAAINGRLAERYGARDSVILWHISNEYSGDCHCDLCQEAFRGWLRQRYDTLDRLNAAWWSSFWSHRYTAWEQISAPSPRGETLLHGQVLAWKRFISDQTISFYDAEVAAIRAHDRLTPATTNFMDTYVELDYFSFARHVDIVSWDSYPKWHRDPASEADVAADTAFHHDLIRSMRGSEPFLLMESTPSQVNWQPVNKLKRPGMHRLASLQAVAHGADSVQYFQWRKSRGSAEKFHGAVVDHHGGEQTRVFGEVAALGEALSRLDAVRGSRVRAEAAVLCDSPNRWALNQSQGMRNDRKDYLDEVMRYHRAFWDRSVSVDCIDQTCPLDGYKLVVAPMLYLLRPGFADRAKAFVRQGGTLVTTHCTGLVDEDDLVFTGGLPGPLRELLGLWIEETDALYDGQTVPVRPVQNGGSGEVPLHLQEGYRARDICERIHLDTALPLAVYGAEFYAGEPCLTENRFGQGRAFHVAFRAEAAFIGDFLGSLVAASGIESNWSLPLPPGVNVQKRSTEGGDYRFLLNFTPHEVTVPLPSSGHFVDEITRNAIAGPLHLPAYGSTVLRVAAVPHEAHANGVHRPPHPAKAALATAAS, from the coding sequence ATGCCGTCCTCGCACCCCCGTCCCGACGCCCGCAAGAGCCCCCTCCCCTGGAAGATCGCGCCCCGCCATTTCCTCCACGGCGGCGATTACAACCCGGAGCAGTGGGCGCCCGAGGTCTGGGAGGAGGACGTCCGGCTGATGCGGAAGGCGGGGGTGAACGTCGTCTCCCTCGGCATCTTCGCCTGGTCCCACCTGGAGCCCGAGGAGGGCCGCTACGAATTCGCCTGGCTCGACCGCATCATCGGGCTGCTGGAGAAGAACGGCGTCTCGATCATGCTGGCGACCCCCAGCGGCGCGCGGCCCCCGTGGCTGGCGCAGCGGTACCCGGAGGTCCTCCGGGTGAACGACCAGGGCATCCGCAACCTCTACGGCCAGCGCCACAACCATTGCTTCACCTCGCCGGTCTACCGGGAGAAGGTCGCCGCGATCAACGGCCGCCTGGCCGAGCGCTACGGCGCGCGGGACTCGGTGATCCTCTGGCATATCTCGAACGAGTACAGCGGCGACTGCCATTGCGACCTCTGCCAGGAGGCCTTCCGGGGCTGGCTCCGCCAGCGCTACGACACCCTCGACCGGCTGAACGCCGCGTGGTGGTCGTCCTTCTGGAGCCACCGCTACACCGCGTGGGAGCAGATCTCGGCCCCGTCGCCGCGCGGGGAAACCCTCCTCCACGGCCAGGTCCTCGCGTGGAAGCGGTTCATCTCCGACCAGACGATCTCCTTCTACGACGCCGAGGTCGCCGCGATCCGCGCGCACGACCGCCTGACCCCGGCGACGACCAACTTCATGGACACGTACGTCGAGCTCGACTACTTCTCCTTCGCCCGCCACGTCGACATCGTCAGCTGGGACAGCTATCCGAAGTGGCACCGCGACCCCGCCTCCGAGGCCGACGTCGCCGCCGACACCGCCTTCCACCACGACCTCATCCGCTCCATGCGGGGGAGCGAGCCGTTCCTCCTCATGGAGAGCACCCCCAGCCAGGTGAACTGGCAGCCGGTGAACAAGCTGAAGCGGCCCGGCATGCACCGCCTCGCCTCGCTCCAGGCCGTCGCCCACGGGGCCGACTCGGTCCAGTATTTCCAATGGCGCAAGAGCCGGGGCTCCGCGGAGAAATTCCACGGGGCCGTCGTCGACCATCACGGCGGCGAGCAGACCCGCGTCTTCGGCGAGGTCGCCGCCCTCGGCGAGGCCCTCTCCCGCCTCGACGCTGTCCGCGGGAGCCGCGTCCGCGCCGAGGCCGCCGTCCTCTGCGATTCGCCCAACCGCTGGGCCCTCAACCAATCGCAGGGGATGCGGAACGACCGGAAGGACTACCTCGACGAGGTCATGCGGTATCACCGCGCCTTCTGGGACCGCTCCGTCTCGGTCGACTGCATCGACCAGACCTGCCCGCTCGACGGCTACAAGCTCGTCGTCGCGCCGATGCTCTACCTCCTCCGCCCCGGCTTCGCCGACCGGGCGAAGGCCTTCGTCCGCCAGGGCGGCACCCTCGTCACGACCCACTGCACCGGCCTCGTCGACGAGGACGACCTCGTCTTCACCGGCGGCCTCCCCGGCCCGCTCCGCGAGCTCCTCGGCCTCTGGATCGAGGAGACCGACGCCCTCTACGACGGCCAGACCGTCCCCGTCCGTCCGGTCCAAAACGGAGGAAGTGGAGAAGTCCCTCTCCACCTCCAGGAAGGATACCGCGCCCGCGACATCTGCGAGCGGATCCACCTCGATACGGCCCTCCCCCTCGCCGTCTACGGGGCCGAATTCTACGCCGGGGAACCGTGCCTCACGGAGAACCGCTTCGGCCAAGGCCGCGCCTTCCACGTCGCCTTCCGCGCCGAGGCCGCCTTCATCGGCGACTTCCTCGGCAGCCTTGTCGCCGCCTCGGGCATCGAATCGAACTGGTCCCTCCCCCTCCCCCCCGGCGTCAACGTCCAGAAACGGAGCACCGAGGGCGGCGACTACCGGTTCCTCCTCAATTTCACCCCCCACGAGGTCACCGTCCCCCTCCCCTCCTCCGGCCACTTCGTCGACGAGATCACCCGGAACGCCATCGCCGGCCCCCTCCACCTCCCGGCCTACGGCAGCACCGTCCTCCGCGTCGCCGCCGTCCCGCACGAGGCCCACGCGAACGGCGTCCACCGGCCTCCGCATCCCGCGAAGGCGGCCCTCGCCACCGCCGCCTCGTAA
- a CDS encoding MFS transporter, whose protein sequence is MIVTCKKEVPARWIFFAVLPWGAFAFVGSAAGAAFLFSLKKFVENPAGLTFILSLPSFISLVTYPLVSFTSDRIWTRFGRRKPFVIASWTGIVTALVLMPLMPNFWALLAVYMFYSLSSDLNATLDALKLEIIPPHERGRATGMMSWFQNLAGIVFYFIALGRFDDVRFMWGVPLFGERVIYWSAALLLAVLFLLITLGVKELDQKSPLRGERITPRTFVRGLLDPELRPIYLLVFSISALNAGLGPLGNLLYTDQWSYTKQQLGINIAVGGVINIFIIGLLTLFADKLNRMKAYQTLIFISLSINVCYYCYVNFVLPDKHPSLVEIIVFGESGCIVGLLMMMVYVPLVYDYVRRNKLGTYAAGAGMVGRLTGLLTLNGVGLFVWGYATLFQPPAGEMTRVVLREEVTKPELLASLRAPGTAWTRPSDGAPVPPAEITAEAWQANGTFTDRGRTWEIRCRDKASAALDEERKKLAATQSERLASRKMLEDRAAVLRGKGDLGKAGRIEADAAGRRAETDRLAAEIGAIDATLAARCEAFRGEVDRVLAGRILEEGEALREAATADALLVEVPVGRRPEGEVVEAMARDLRRELPETIDLRPVKRENGYAFALSVGSRKGSEAEAMALARRAEEALLRVAGARAPGLFGPAGAGMPPFTFSHQTALTLRVATVETPTDTYVSPITRIVNPFLSLFHEVGNPRRKLDAIGRSLRLGAAGGNGGGHLRIDPGTEARTIEVTTLLPSSSVLQEREAVPNVDDAIGRRLAAGIGTGALAQPGLLAQSRRFYDRLEEAAATQKLTLVRPRLASAYAPMRYDYMSGYIWMFLLSSLGITMTFVFRGIERRGGIRKRGVEEEHAS, encoded by the coding sequence ATGATCGTCACCTGCAAAAAGGAAGTCCCCGCCCGCTGGATCTTCTTCGCCGTCCTCCCCTGGGGCGCCTTCGCCTTCGTCGGCTCGGCGGCGGGGGCCGCCTTCCTCTTCTCGCTGAAGAAATTCGTCGAGAACCCGGCGGGCCTCACCTTCATCCTCAGCCTGCCGAGCTTCATCTCCCTCGTCACCTACCCCCTCGTCAGCTTCACCTCGGACCGGATCTGGACCCGCTTCGGGCGGCGGAAGCCGTTCGTCATCGCCTCGTGGACCGGCATCGTCACTGCGCTGGTCCTGATGCCGCTGATGCCGAATTTCTGGGCCCTCCTCGCCGTCTACATGTTCTACAGCCTCTCGAGCGACCTGAACGCGACCCTCGACGCGCTGAAGCTCGAGATCATCCCGCCCCACGAGCGGGGCCGGGCGACGGGGATGATGTCGTGGTTCCAGAACCTCGCCGGGATCGTCTTCTACTTCATCGCCCTCGGGCGGTTCGACGACGTCCGCTTCATGTGGGGCGTCCCCCTCTTCGGGGAGCGGGTGATCTACTGGTCGGCGGCGCTGCTGCTGGCGGTCCTCTTCCTCCTCATCACGCTCGGGGTGAAGGAACTCGACCAGAAGAGCCCGCTGCGCGGGGAGAGGATCACCCCCCGGACCTTCGTCCGCGGCCTCCTCGATCCCGAGTTGCGGCCGATCTACCTCCTCGTCTTCAGCATCTCGGCGCTCAACGCCGGCCTCGGGCCGCTCGGCAACCTCCTCTACACCGACCAGTGGAGCTACACGAAGCAGCAGCTCGGGATCAACATCGCCGTCGGCGGCGTGATCAACATCTTCATCATCGGCCTCCTCACCCTCTTCGCCGACAAGCTCAACCGGATGAAGGCCTATCAGACCCTCATCTTCATCTCCCTTTCGATCAACGTCTGCTATTACTGCTACGTCAATTTCGTCCTCCCGGACAAGCATCCCTCCCTCGTCGAGATCATCGTCTTCGGCGAGAGCGGGTGCATCGTCGGCCTCCTGATGATGATGGTCTACGTCCCGCTGGTCTACGACTACGTCCGGCGGAACAAGCTCGGCACCTACGCGGCGGGGGCGGGGATGGTCGGGCGGCTCACCGGCCTCCTCACGCTGAACGGCGTCGGCCTCTTCGTCTGGGGTTATGCCACGCTCTTCCAGCCGCCCGCCGGGGAGATGACCCGGGTGGTGCTGCGGGAGGAGGTGACGAAGCCCGAGCTGCTCGCCTCCCTCCGCGCCCCGGGCACGGCCTGGACGCGGCCCTCGGACGGCGCTCCCGTCCCCCCGGCGGAGATCACCGCCGAGGCCTGGCAGGCGAACGGCACCTTCACCGACCGGGGCCGGACGTGGGAGATCCGGTGCCGCGACAAGGCGAGCGCCGCCCTCGACGAGGAGAGGAAGAAGCTCGCCGCGACGCAGTCGGAGCGGCTCGCCTCGCGGAAGATGCTCGAGGATCGCGCGGCGGTCCTCCGAGGGAAGGGGGACCTCGGCAAGGCCGGACGGATCGAGGCCGACGCCGCCGGGCGGCGGGCCGAGACCGACCGGCTGGCGGCGGAGATCGGCGCGATCGACGCGACCCTCGCCGCCCGGTGCGAGGCCTTCCGGGGCGAGGTCGATCGGGTCCTCGCCGGACGGATCCTGGAGGAGGGCGAGGCCCTCCGCGAGGCGGCGACGGCCGACGCCCTCCTCGTCGAGGTTCCCGTCGGCAGGCGGCCCGAGGGCGAGGTGGTGGAGGCGATGGCCCGCGACCTCCGCCGGGAGCTGCCGGAGACGATCGACCTCCGCCCCGTGAAGCGGGAGAACGGCTACGCCTTCGCGCTGAGCGTCGGTTCCCGGAAGGGGTCCGAAGCCGAGGCCATGGCGCTGGCGCGGCGGGCCGAGGAGGCCCTCCTCCGCGTCGCCGGGGCGCGGGCTCCCGGCCTCTTCGGCCCCGCGGGCGCTGGCATGCCGCCGTTCACCTTCTCCCACCAGACGGCCCTGACCCTCCGCGTGGCGACGGTCGAGACCCCGACCGACACCTACGTCTCCCCGATCACCCGGATCGTCAACCCGTTCCTCTCCCTCTTCCACGAGGTCGGGAATCCCCGGCGGAAGCTCGATGCGATCGGGCGGTCCCTCCGGCTTGGGGCAGCCGGTGGCAACGGCGGCGGTCATTTGCGGATCGATCCCGGGACCGAGGCGCGGACGATCGAGGTGACGACCCTCCTGCCCTCCTCCTCCGTCCTCCAGGAGAGGGAGGCCGTCCCTAATGTCGACGACGCCATCGGCCGCCGCCTGGCGGCGGGGATCGGCACGGGGGCGCTGGCCCAGCCCGGGCTCCTCGCCCAGTCCCGCCGCTTCTACGACCGGCTCGAGGAAGCGGCGGCGACGCAGAAGCTGACCCTCGTCCGCCCCCGCCTCGCCTCGGCCTACGCGCCGATGCGGTATGATTACATGAGCGGCTATATCTGGATGTTCCTGCTCAGCTCCCTCGGCATCACGATGACCTTCGTCTTCCGGGGGATCGAGCGCCGGGGAGGCATCCGCAAGCGGGGCGTCGAGGAGGAACACGCATCATGA
- the vccB gene encoding Verru_Chthon cassette protein B, whose translation MHPGPLHRPARSRPGRAFSLVEVLLALGVVAIGFIGVIGLMPVGLKTMRQATTLTVQSLILQQVVGSAEASPFTKLAAKFNNAKFYFDDEGGIQDGQDGKTRYWVTTIVKDPTYPGSDKVVAAAPLSQALQMVRIEMIHSPVMPTPGSALTTNVFFIQVACSEK comes from the coding sequence ATGCACCCCGGACCGCTCCATCGCCCCGCCCGCTCCCGCCCCGGTCGCGCCTTTAGCTTAGTCGAGGTCCTCCTCGCGCTCGGCGTCGTCGCGATCGGCTTCATCGGGGTGATCGGGCTGATGCCGGTCGGGCTGAAGACGATGCGCCAGGCGACGACCCTCACCGTCCAGAGCCTCATCCTCCAGCAGGTCGTCGGGAGCGCCGAGGCCTCCCCATTCACGAAGCTCGCCGCGAAGTTCAACAACGCGAAGTTCTACTTCGACGACGAGGGCGGCATCCAGGACGGCCAGGACGGGAAGACCCGCTACTGGGTCACGACGATCGTCAAGGACCCGACCTATCCGGGCAGCGACAAGGTCGTCGCGGCCGCCCCCCTCTCGCAGGCCCTGCAGATGGTGCGGATCGAGATGATCCACTCCCCCGTCATGCCGACGCCGGGGAGCGCCCTGACGACGAACGTCTTCTTCATCCAGGTCGCCTGTTCGGAGAAATAA
- the vccA gene encoding Verru_Chthon cassette protein A, which yields MKTNSLLRPRRSGFALLLVLGMLVLIVGLSVGFLMKSTSALQSASGYGASVSARNLAYTAVGLVQGQINLATGQGTSVAWVSQPGMVRTYDNAGTLRNAYKLYSAANMIDTKVSITGGVSADAPAASWKDNPALWTDLNAPVQTRTGKVYPILDGNVGTGGNLKPEGYSLGAAPGASSWQPVPMPVRWLYVLQDGTFVAAAGSGNEATVAGATAANPVVGRIAFWTDDETCKVNINTASEGMFWNTPHFYSNFQRYLGQYQPAQGEYQRYPGHPATTCLSSVFTTLSADNIYALTPRVSPGGSSGATTVATGPVAKKSQRLYASVDELAFDPSFDSSRTATPKLKASDIAQAHFFATASSRAPELNLFNLPRIACWPLYAGLATGKVTSLDKLIAFCSSTGNGAASYPYYFQRQRYDSPTNDIGLARNGTLYNYLRALTSQAVPGFGGLFSAKYGADRDQILTEIFDYIRTTNLYDLNLATGGQFTPASTPLPGSGHGWVAPTQYTTAGGIPTQGFGRFYTLSALTIGFACSNDPSVTTVPANTTPYASPALTPAVAGERYVQAILIPNFFSPMLGFTSMIPDMQVNIKGLLALRLNGQQLFTADSYDQRYNVTTASVNNGLTVGGHATWRNFDNGAPLYPFVSSHIKVTVPANGLMAFTGGQLTVTITEGAGGPVLQTLNINLPSSDPAGGFPIPKLVDQKFGAPDMSYWWGFGGKAWNENKRLLLSYGSGYSPGNYATPSCGSPLVDNYDVVRSVQPAHGDFRLVAAQQNVPTTVFAKHPYYDTTTTKWAANLFEAYSTYSSQGFDPGRTQNSWGSYFSTIPASSYFWANVSPDIPAGATVANTPESTGDYDSGFPYIPDGPYINKPDEGTKALGGANVPYFDTPWNASDPVTSTFAFPNRQMPSPGMFGSLPTGVKANVPWRTLLFRPQPTHFGATSPTDHLLLDLFWMPVVDPYAISDRFSTAGKINMNYQILPFTYIERSTGINALLKSELVTAVPNTGLYKAKGGNSTMGAQTIDYPIDATETLTQFKAKFQGGDIFRSASEICDLHIVPVTIPATTVNLMKTTFWTANQITGENLRERIYTTLYPRLTTKSNTYTVHFRAQSLKKNVGSLPGTWREGVDQITGEYRGSATIERFIDANNASIPDYGTNPNATPSLDTFYRWRIVHDHQFAP from the coding sequence ATGAAAACGAACTCCCTCCTCCGCCCCCGCCGCTCCGGCTTCGCCCTGCTGCTGGTCCTCGGCATGCTCGTCCTCATCGTCGGGCTCTCGGTCGGCTTCCTCATGAAGTCGACCTCGGCCCTGCAGAGCGCCTCGGGCTACGGGGCCTCGGTCTCGGCCCGGAACCTCGCCTACACCGCCGTCGGCCTCGTCCAGGGGCAGATCAACCTCGCCACCGGGCAGGGGACGAGCGTCGCGTGGGTCTCCCAGCCGGGGATGGTGCGGACCTACGACAACGCCGGGACGCTCCGCAACGCCTACAAGCTCTATTCGGCGGCGAACATGATCGACACGAAGGTCTCGATTACCGGCGGCGTCTCGGCCGACGCCCCGGCGGCGAGCTGGAAGGACAACCCCGCCCTCTGGACCGACCTCAACGCCCCCGTCCAGACCCGGACCGGGAAGGTCTACCCGATCCTCGACGGGAACGTCGGCACCGGGGGGAACCTGAAGCCCGAGGGCTATTCCCTCGGCGCGGCCCCCGGGGCCTCCTCCTGGCAGCCGGTGCCGATGCCGGTCCGGTGGCTCTACGTCCTCCAGGACGGGACCTTCGTCGCCGCCGCCGGGAGCGGCAACGAGGCGACCGTCGCCGGGGCGACGGCGGCGAACCCCGTCGTCGGGCGGATCGCCTTCTGGACCGACGACGAGACCTGCAAGGTCAACATCAACACGGCCTCCGAGGGGATGTTCTGGAACACGCCCCATTTCTACAGCAACTTCCAGCGCTACCTCGGCCAGTACCAGCCCGCGCAGGGCGAATACCAGCGTTACCCCGGCCATCCCGCCACGACCTGCCTCTCCTCGGTCTTCACCACCCTCAGCGCCGACAACATCTACGCCCTCACCCCCCGCGTCTCCCCCGGCGGATCGAGCGGGGCGACGACGGTCGCCACCGGGCCGGTCGCGAAGAAATCCCAGCGGCTCTACGCCTCGGTCGACGAGCTCGCCTTCGATCCCTCCTTCGACTCGTCGCGGACCGCCACGCCGAAGCTGAAGGCGAGCGACATCGCCCAGGCCCATTTCTTCGCCACGGCCTCGAGCCGCGCGCCCGAGCTCAACCTCTTCAACCTCCCCCGCATCGCCTGCTGGCCCCTCTACGCGGGGCTCGCCACCGGGAAGGTCACCTCCCTCGACAAGCTCATCGCGTTCTGTTCCTCGACCGGCAACGGCGCGGCCTCCTATCCCTACTACTTCCAGCGGCAGCGCTACGACAGCCCGACGAACGACATCGGCCTGGCGCGGAACGGGACCCTCTACAACTACCTGCGGGCGCTGACCAGCCAGGCCGTCCCCGGCTTCGGCGGCCTCTTCTCGGCGAAGTACGGGGCCGACCGCGACCAGATCCTCACCGAGATCTTCGACTACATCCGGACGACGAACCTCTACGACCTGAACCTCGCCACCGGGGGGCAGTTCACCCCCGCCTCGACCCCGCTCCCCGGCTCGGGCCACGGGTGGGTCGCGCCGACGCAGTACACCACGGCGGGCGGGATCCCGACGCAGGGCTTCGGCCGCTTCTACACCCTCTCGGCCCTCACCATCGGCTTCGCGTGCAGCAACGATCCGTCCGTCACGACCGTCCCGGCCAACACGACGCCCTATGCCTCCCCCGCCCTCACTCCCGCCGTGGCCGGGGAACGCTATGTCCAGGCGATCCTGATCCCGAACTTCTTCTCCCCGATGCTCGGCTTCACCTCGATGATCCCCGACATGCAGGTGAACATCAAAGGACTCCTGGCGCTCAGGCTGAACGGCCAGCAGCTCTTCACCGCCGATTCCTACGACCAACGCTACAACGTGACGACGGCGAGCGTGAACAACGGGCTGACGGTCGGAGGACACGCCACCTGGCGCAACTTCGACAACGGCGCGCCGCTCTATCCCTTCGTGAGTTCCCACATCAAGGTCACGGTTCCCGCGAACGGCCTCATGGCCTTCACCGGCGGCCAGCTCACGGTGACGATCACCGAGGGCGCGGGGGGCCCCGTCCTCCAGACGCTGAACATCAACCTGCCGAGCAGCGATCCCGCCGGGGGCTTCCCGATCCCGAAGCTGGTCGACCAGAAATTCGGCGCGCCCGACATGAGCTACTGGTGGGGCTTCGGGGGCAAGGCGTGGAACGAGAACAAGCGGCTCCTGCTCTCCTACGGGAGCGGCTATTCGCCCGGGAATTACGCCACGCCGAGCTGCGGTTCCCCCCTGGTCGACAACTACGACGTCGTGCGGTCGGTCCAGCCCGCCCACGGCGATTTCCGCCTCGTGGCGGCGCAGCAGAACGTCCCGACGACGGTCTTCGCGAAGCATCCCTACTACGACACGACGACGACGAAGTGGGCGGCCAACCTCTTCGAGGCCTACTCGACCTACAGCAGCCAGGGTTTCGATCCGGGCCGGACGCAGAACTCGTGGGGGAGCTATTTCAGCACGATCCCCGCCTCCTCCTACTTCTGGGCCAACGTCTCGCCCGACATCCCCGCCGGGGCGACCGTGGCGAACACGCCCGAGTCGACCGGCGACTACGACAGCGGCTTCCCCTACATTCCCGACGGTCCCTACATCAACAAGCCCGACGAGGGGACCAAGGCGCTCGGCGGCGCGAATGTCCCCTACTTCGACACGCCGTGGAACGCCTCCGACCCGGTGACCTCGACCTTCGCCTTCCCCAACCGGCAGATGCCCTCGCCCGGGATGTTCGGCTCCCTCCCGACGGGGGTGAAGGCGAACGTGCCGTGGCGGACCCTCCTCTTCCGCCCGCAGCCGACCCACTTCGGCGCGACCTCGCCGACCGACCACCTCCTCCTCGACCTCTTCTGGATGCCGGTCGTCGATCCCTACGCGATCAGCGACCGCTTCTCGACCGCCGGGAAGATCAACATGAACTACCAGATCCTCCCCTTCACCTACATCGAGCGGTCGACCGGGATCAACGCCCTCCTGAAATCGGAGCTGGTCACCGCCGTCCCGAACACCGGCCTCTACAAGGCGAAGGGCGGGAACAGCACGATGGGGGCGCAAACCATCGACTACCCGATCGACGCGACCGAGACGCTGACCCAGTTCAAGGCGAAGTTCCAGGGGGGCGACATCTTCCGCTCGGCGAGCGAGATCTGCGACCTCCACATCGTCCCCGTCACGATCCCCGCGACGACGGTGAACCTCATGAAGACGACCTTCTGGACGGCGAACCAGATCACGGGGGAAAACCTGCGGGAGCGGATCTACACGACCCTCTATCCCCGCCTCACGACGAAGTCGAACACCTACACCGTCCACTTCCGCGCCCAGTCGCTGAAGAAGAACGTCGGCTCCCTTCCGGGGACGTGGCGGGAGGGCGTCGACCAGATCACCGGCGAATACCGGGGTTCGGCGACGATCGAGCGGTTCATCGACGCGAACAACGCCTCGATCCCCGACTACGGCACGAACCCGAACGCCACCCCCTCCCTCGACACCTTCTACCGGTGGCGCATCGTCCACGACCACCAGTTCGCGCCTTGA
- a CDS encoding ROK family transcriptional regulator, with translation MNDTQTALIQLLRENGKMSRNQLSEMLGISLMGVSKALSGMARNHLIVLRKNPNGGPGRPSETVEVGAEGGYSLGINVNHFGVEATLVDLRNKVVFFGQIPFSFRALSLPPVVGDMAPVFALIGKALAAVPRKKLVAVGLGVSGDFDFTTGQVLKAYDFISPGQADAFRRFLSEETGLPVSLVHDTESGLIAERWSNPDLPPRPTLLSISDRLGMSLMFDGRLFRGSPSWRRWLGHAPVPSSSEPVPNYLPGPLAATALSTAWTDLLQGIKYGHRPPVVPDVWRREMDEFYALFEQNDPRCRKIVEQGMKDLAVVVRNLCILIPFDGIIVHGWIPEILEMAIDAIRQSLREGSEAHGHTLVEMKPPVYAATLRERTEGAGAALFAMDELFSSKMITRGWKRETAKPKPKRKPIKQAGRKPQAGSKGVAKRR, from the coding sequence ATGAACGATACGCAGACCGCGCTGATCCAGCTTCTCCGGGAAAACGGCAAGATGTCCCGCAACCAGCTTTCGGAGATGCTCGGGATCTCCCTCATGGGGGTCTCGAAGGCGCTTTCCGGCATGGCGCGGAACCACCTGATCGTCCTGCGGAAGAACCCGAACGGCGGGCCGGGCCGCCCCTCGGAGACGGTCGAGGTCGGGGCCGAGGGCGGGTACAGCCTCGGGATCAACGTCAACCACTTCGGCGTCGAGGCGACGCTCGTCGACCTCCGGAACAAGGTCGTCTTCTTCGGGCAGATCCCCTTTTCGTTCCGCGCCCTCTCCCTCCCGCCGGTCGTCGGCGACATGGCTCCCGTCTTCGCCCTGATCGGGAAGGCGCTGGCGGCGGTCCCCCGGAAGAAGCTCGTCGCCGTCGGCCTCGGCGTCAGCGGCGATTTCGATTTCACAACCGGCCAGGTGCTGAAGGCCTACGACTTCATCTCCCCCGGCCAGGCCGACGCCTTCCGCCGCTTCCTCTCCGAGGAGACCGGCCTCCCCGTCTCCCTCGTCCACGACACCGAGTCCGGCCTCATCGCGGAGCGGTGGTCGAACCCCGACCTCCCCCCCCGGCCGACGCTCCTCTCGATCTCCGACCGCCTCGGCATGAGCCTCATGTTCGACGGGCGGCTCTTCCGGGGCTCCCCCTCGTGGCGGCGGTGGCTCGGCCACGCGCCGGTCCCCTCGTCGAGCGAGCCGGTTCCCAACTACCTCCCCGGCCCCCTCGCGGCGACGGCGCTGAGCACGGCCTGGACCGACCTGCTGCAGGGGATCAAGTACGGCCACCGCCCCCCCGTCGTCCCCGACGTCTGGCGGCGGGAAATGGACGAGTTCTACGCGCTCTTCGAGCAGAACGACCCCCGGTGCCGGAAGATCGTCGAGCAGGGGATGAAGGACCTCGCCGTCGTCGTCCGCAACCTCTGCATCCTCATCCCCTTCGACGGGATCATCGTCCACGGTTGGATTCCCGAGATCCTCGAGATGGCGATCGACGCGATCCGGCAATCGCTCCGCGAGGGGAGCGAGGCCCACGGCCACACCCTCGTCGAGATGAAGCCCCCCGTCTACGCCGCCACCCTCCGGGAGCGGACCGAGGGGGCGGGCGCCGCGCTTTTCGCGATGGACGAGCTCTTCAGCAGCAAGATGATCACGCGGGGATGGAAGCGGGAGACCGCGAAGCCGAAACCGAAGCGGAAGCCGATCAAGCAGGCGGGGCGGAAGCCGCAGGCGGGATCGAAAGGGGTCGCGAAGCGGCGGTGA